Genomic DNA from Novipirellula galeiformis:
TGGTGAAGGCGTGAAATACGATAAAAATGCCCGCAATCGAGCAAAAACATACCAACACCGTGCGGAGGAATAAAATCAGGATGTATCGATCAATCTTGGTCACGATCAATCCAGGTGGGGTCGAAGGGAGGAAATGAAGTGAAACGGCAAACGGGCTGCGTTTGCATCGTATCTAGGGTGGACTATCTAAATTCATGGCGGTTGAGACAAGACCAGTCGTGAAATCCGCCAATGGGAACACGCCGTTTTGACGTTGTTTGCGGCGTTCGACTCACCGGTCCAATAGGGGCGTTTCCAAATCGGTGACCAACTTGGGAAGGTTGGCGGCGCCCGTTGGGGTCGCGTCGGTTCGCTTGGGTTGTCGGTCTTTCGGGGTATACTCCAGTGATGAATGTGCCGTCGAGAGATATGCCGAAGCCCCCAATCGCTCCGACGATTGCGGGGGAAGATTCGTTGTTGGACAGCGTGATGGCGGATTACGTCGAGAGGCAGGAAAAAGGGCTCTCGCCCGACCCCAACCAATACCTGATCTCGTACCCCCAATTTGCCGATGAACTGAAAAGCTTTTTTCGCAATCATCATTGGCTCGCTGGCGATCCGAGCCCTGCGATCGTGCCGCCCACGTTGGTGGGAACCCGTATCGGGCCCTATCAAATCGAGTGCGAGATCGCTCGTGGAGGGATGGGGGTGGTGTACCGGGCCAACCAAGACAACCTCGGGCGACCGGTTGCTTTGAAGCTGATCAGCAGCGGGGTTTTGGCCTGTGAAGAAGAACGGCGCCGGTTTCGGATCGAAGCCGAAGCGGCTGCGGGACTGCATCACCCCGGCATCATTGCGATTCACGATATTGGATCGTGGGGCGGTTATGAGTACTTTTCGATGACGTTGGTCGAAGGCCCTACGCTTCAACAGAACGTCGATGACCGAAGTTTGGACAACCGGTGTTTTGATGATCCGGAGGCGGCTAAGATCGTTCGCGATGTCGCCTGTGCGGTTGCCTACGCCCACCGCGCCGGCATCGTGCATCGGGATCTGAAGCCCGAGAATATTCTGATCGCCGACGATGGCCGTCCGTTGGTGGCCGATTTTGGGTTAGCCAAATGGCATCGTGATGGAGCCCTCGTCACGCGGACGGGCCAAGTTTTAGGAACGCCTCATTACATGAGCCCCGAACAAGCGGCCGGAGTGCGTGACGTCAACGAAGCCGCAGATATCTATTCCCTCGGTGCGATTTTGTACGCATTGTTGACCGGCCATCCGCCTCACCAAGAACAATCGGCGGCCGAAATTCTTCGCGCGGTGCTGCACGACGATCCGATCTCGCCTCGATTGATTCGCCACACGATCCCTACGGATTTGGAGGCGATCTGTTTGAAAGCAATGCACTACGAAGCCGATTGTCGCTATCCGTCGGCCGAGGCGTTTGCCGATGATCTGGACCGCTATCTAGCGGGGGAGGAGGTTGCCGCGTGCAGCAGTGGGATCCTGGACCGAGTCGCGCGCGAAATCCGTCGCGACCAGCACCAGAACGATTTTGCCGCCTGGGGTAACACGTTGACCGGCATCGGGATGATCATCTTTGTCACCCACCTGGTGATCTTCACGATGGATCGACTTTTGTTTCCGACCTGGATTGCCTATTGGATTCCGCGAGTCATCATGCTGTCATTGATCTTCGCTTCGATCTATTGGGCCCGACGTGGTCAGATCTTGCCGCGGACGGTCGCCGAGCGTCCGGTTTGGTCGATTTGGCTCGGTTACTTAACGTGCCTGTTCACGATGAACCTGTTATTGCTGTTCGGAGAGCTTGATGGGCGGGTCTTATTTCCAATCGCATCGGCGCTGAGCGGGTTTGGGTTTATCGCGATGGGGGGACACGTGTGGGGCGGGACCGCAATCCTTGGACTGACTTTCTTGGTGGGCGCCGTGATCTCGATGGGATGGTTGCCGTACGCCTCGCTTGTGTTTGGATCGATTTGGTTGGTCAATTTGTTGGTGTTGGGGCGACACTACCGGTCGCGGCAGCGACCGGAAATCTAACAAAGCCCGCATCATCTGAATAATCGTCGCGTCAGTGAACGGTCGTCATGATCGATGCCGACTGCACAAGGTAGCGACGCAGTCTTGGTCGACAGAATCGGAACGTCGCTAGGATCCGCGATACCGTGAATGCGAAGGCGTGTTTCACGCTTGGATTGTTTCCCGGTGGATCGTTGTGTCGCTTCTGTGATTTTCACGCCCTTGATACCCGCTGCCCACGGCAATGCTATGTCACGATTTTTCTTGGCCATTACGATCGCGTGTCTCTCGGTTTCGGCAAACGCGCATCACCCCGATCGTGAAAACCAGCCGGTTCATCCGCGAATCGATGTGATCGGTCCGCTTGGCAATCGGTTACCTGAGTCCTATCGGCGCAAATTCAATCGACCGACGTACCTTGGCGGCAAAGTGGCTTACCACATCGCCCCGTCCAGCCAGGAGGCGATGGCATGGCACAAGGCCGAGCATCGTGGGGCGTATGCCAATAAGTCGTGTCGCTCGGTGACACATTACTTCTACCCGAAGCCGTGGGAGGCGATGCGGATCGGACCTCGCGTCTCGTCCGATTCGCAGGATGACGGCATTGTCCAAGCGGACGAGGACGCCACAGACCCTTCGCTACGACTAGACCCAAGAACTGATTATTGGGAGGCGGAGGCGGTCCCCTCGTCTGCCAGCGACGTTCCCACGGTGGGGCTAAAGCTAGCCGATCCGTTGGATTTGATCGGAGAGTAAGGCTGGGGATGGCAGTACCCGAGGCGTCAGGGGTCAAGTTGCGTTATTTAAGGTGTTCCGGGCTGAAAGCCCAGCAAGCTGAAGGCCCAGCAAGCTGAAGGCCCAGCAAGCTGAAAGCCCAGCAATTTGCCTAGGCTGGTCCAACCGAGCGAGATCTTCTTTGCGGATCTTCTTTGCGGATCGTCTTACCAGGGCTTTGCCCCTAAATCCAAAAGTGCAATTTCAACGCTGACGCGTCGGGTTTTGATTTTGATAGCGTGCGGTATTCAAAAGCCGTCCCGCGTCCATGCACCTTCAATCGCGACAACTTCAAGAAAATTCTCAGAAGCGTCAAAGTTTACCTAACCGGACTCCGATAACTACTCTCGGACGAGGAGGTCTCGAGTTGCTACGTGGCAATTTCGGGGCTTCACGGAGGGGGGCTTCCACACTCGGCCCGATCGGAATGCGCTCGTCGCCTATGGCGACATCGTTAAAGCGTGTTTCACGGCGGCACCGCCCAGGAAGCCTTGAGCATGAACCGCTCGCTGTTACGATTCACTGCGTATCTTCAGCTTGGGATGACCATCCTATTCGCGTGTGGGTGCGCACCGACACAACCGTTTTTTCTGAATGAGTCTCCGGACCTTCAGTTCTATCTCAACCAAGCGACGGCGATCGAGTATCCCGACGTTGAAGTGGAGCATTTGGCCGAGACCACCGGCGCGCTGCCTCCGTTGACGGTTGGGAATCACGATTACCAGTTCTGGAATTTGTCGTTGGAAGAGTGCGTGTCGATCGCACTTCAGAACTCGAAGTTCTTCATCACCACCAACGGCAACGCTGAATTCCGCCAAAACGTTGCGGCCCAATTCACCAGCGGGAATGCCGATCAATTTGGCAGCATCTACGACATCGCGGTTCAGCAATCGACCACGCAATCGGTTCCTTTGACCGTCGACGGCAGCGGTAACCGCGTCTTGCCACGAGGCGTGTTGCGTGCCAACCAAGTCGGTGGCGTGGAAGACGCGTTGGCCGAATTTGATGCTCAAGCGAGCGGTTTCATTAACTATGGGACCACCGATCGCACCCGTAACGTTGGTGCACTTAACAGCATCAATCCGCAACAATCGCAAGGGGTCGATACCACTCAGCAAGCCGCGATCAGCAAGCGAATGGCTACCGGCGGCGTCGCCACGCTTCGTCAACAAGTCATCTACTCGCATAGCAACGCCGAGATCAGTGCGGTTTCACGAGCCGTGCCAAGCGATTGGACTGCCGTGCTTGAAGCTCAAGTGCAACATCCATTGATGCGAAATCGTGGCACCTTGATCAATCGCATTCCGGTCGTGCTCGCCAGTCTCAATGAAGACCTGACCATTGCAGATTTCGAAGCTCAAACTCGTAACTTGGTTCGCGATGTCGAGGTCGCTTATTGGAACCTTTATGTTTCCTACCGCAACGTGGCGACCGCGATCATCGGTCGTAACAGTGCGATTGCAACGGCTCAATTCGCTCGTTTGAACTTGGAAAACGGGACAGGCACACGCCAAGAGTTAGCTCAAGCGGTCGAGCAATACTACCAATTCCGCGGCATCCTAGAATCGGCCATCGCTGGCTCGAATCTTCCCGGTTCGGATCGATTTGGCGTCTATGGTAACGAACGTGTGCTGCGTGAATTGATGGGCATCACCGCGACCGACGGGCGCTTGGTCCGTCCCATCGACGAGCCTTCGTTGGCCCGCGTCGAATTTGACTGGAACGAGTCGGTTGCACAAATGTTGTATCTCAGCCCAGAAGTTCGCCGTAACAAAACTCGGATCAAACAGAACGAGTTGGAATTGATGGCTGCGAAGAATCAAATTCTTCCCGAAGTCAACGTCTCGCTGCTGTACCGTTGGGTTGGCCAAGGCGACACGCTTGGACCTCCCAGTGGCAGTGACGTGGCCGGCCCGAACCCAGGTAGCAGTGCGTTGGGCGAATTGACCGGCGGCAATTATCAAGAAGGAGCAGTGCGTTTAGAGATCACGCCACCGGCCTTGGGGGCTCGACGTGAATTGACACGGATTCGTGGCGCCCAATTGCGGTTGTCTCGCGAAAAAGCCTTCTTGCAAGAACAAGAGCGGTTGTTGGTCAGCCAATTGAGTGACGCGACCGCCAAGGTTGCAACGCACTACCAATTGGTGCAAACCAATGCACAACGATGGCAAGCCGCCGAGCAAGAAGTGGAAGCACGATTGGCCGAATTCAAGGGTGGACGAAGTCCCGTGAACGTTGTGCTGCAAAGTCAACAGCGTCGTGCACAAGCACAAATCGATTATTACCGAGCACTCGGTGAATACAACAAATCAATCAATTACGTCGACTATATGAAGGGCACGCTGCTGGCGAACAGCAACATCACCTTGGCCGAAGGGCCTTGGAACAAGAAAGCGTACTGGGATGCCCTGGAACGAGCTCGTGAGCGAAGTGCGGGGAAACAAGTCAAGTACGGTGTGACGCGGCCCGGGGTTGTGCGAACCGGACCGGTACGCGATGCCAACGCCGCCGTCGACATGATGGATGGATCGACCACGTCGATGGGCCACACCATGGTGCCGGGCGAAGAGTTCCTCAACGATCCGTTGAACATGAATCTGGGGCCTTACCGTGATGCGATCGACGTGAACGATATTCCACTCGGCGAGATGGGGTCACCTCAGGAGATGTTTGATCCCGGCACATCGGTCGAGCAACTTCCACCTGGGATTCCGTCACCACGCGGGGTTCCCAGCGAAGCGGCTCCCGCGATGCCAAGCATCGATAGCCTGCCTGATGCGGGAACATTGCAACCCTTGGACATTCCGGTGGGAAGCTCCGTCGCTCCGATGAACTACGAAACGGAATCGGCTTCAGCAAGTATTTCGGATGTCGACATCCGCTACGCACCCACCCCAGTAGCACGTCGAGCACTACCGTCTCGTTAGACACGAGACGACACCAATTTTCCTTCGGGCGGAGGCATACGAGGGCTGCCCGCATTACGCGTCGGGAACGACAGCCCTCGTAAAACGAAAGTTCGAGCGCGCCGCAAGGCGCCTCGAACTTTTCGTCGTTGGTAGCTGGGATAGGCTTCCCAGCGTGTCCTCTTCATTGGAATCCGCTTCAAGTATCCCGCCGCATCAGGAATTTCCGCTAGGCGATCGATGGAGGGCCGGTTCCCACCGGCCACTCATGTGCGGCCGGTGCCCGGTAGGAACCGGCCCTACCCCCTCCCAGCGTAAAACTTCGTCGAAACGGCGTCGTTTCGGGCTTGGATTCTGCCCACAAGGAGCAGTGGGATACCAGGAATCGCTCGCCGAAATTATGTTGATCCTTGTGTTGCTGACGCTTAACAAATTGCCAAAACGCCGTTGGGCACTCCAGCAACCTGCAGAGGCAAACTAGATCAACCCTCTTTCGGGCCCCTTCGGAACATGTCCACAAGCACAAATCAGCCATCGCATTGCTCGTCCTCCGCTTCGAACGCTATCGATTTTGTCGATGGGTTTGCACGGCGTCACCTTGGATCTTCGGAAACCGAACTCGCTGCGATGTTGGATTTGCTCGGTTTCGATTCACTGGACGCGATTTCCGACGCCACCGTGCCAGCGGACATTCGTCTCGATGCCCCACTTGATATTCCCGATCCACGCGGCGAGCGGGAATGTTTGCAAGGCCTGAAGGCGATCGCCAGCAAGAACAAAATCTACCGCTCGTGCATCGGGATGGGGTACACCGGCACCGTCACGCCACCAGTGATTTTGCGGAATGTCTTAGAGAATCCAGGTTGGTACACCCAGTACACGCCCTACCAAGCCGAAATTTCGCAAGGGCGTCTCGAAGCGTTGCTGAACTTCCAAACCGTGATCGCCGATCTGACCGGATTGCCGTTGGCCGGGGCAAGTCTGCTGGACGAAGCGACCGCGGCCGCCGAAGCGATGGGGATGTGCATCGCGATTGCCAACCACAAGAAAACAGGCTTTTGGGCCTCCGACGATTGCCACCCACAAACGTTGGCGCTACTGAAAACACGGGCTGCCGGTTTAGGCGTCGATTTAAAGATTGGGCCGGTTAGCGAGATCGATTTTGATTTTGGCGATGGCGGTCTGTGTGGCGTGCTGGTTCAGTACCCAACCACCGATGGCCGGATCAACGATTACAGCGAATTGGCGGCACAAGCCAAAAGCCACAAGTGTTTGACAGTTGCGGCGGCGGATTTGTTGGCATTGACGCTGATCACGCCTCCGGGCCAATGGGGCGCCGACATTTGCATTGGCAGCGCTCAACGATTCGGAGTGCCGATGGGATTAGGCGGACCGCACGCTGCGTACATCTCGACTCGCGATGAGTATGCCCGCAAGCTTCCCGGGCGGATCATTGGCGTTTCCAAAGACTGCCATGGCAACCGTGCGCTTCGCATGGCGATTCAAACTCGCGAACAACATATTCGCCGTGACAAAGCGACCAGCAATATTTGCACCGCCCAAGCACTACTTGCGATCATCAATTCGTTTTACGCGGTCTATCATGGCCCCGAAGGATTGACGAGCATTGCCCGCCGAGTGCAGGGCTTCACCGCCGCACTCGCCAAAG
This window encodes:
- a CDS encoding serine/threonine protein kinase; the encoded protein is MPKPPIAPTIAGEDSLLDSVMADYVERQEKGLSPDPNQYLISYPQFADELKSFFRNHHWLAGDPSPAIVPPTLVGTRIGPYQIECEIARGGMGVVYRANQDNLGRPVALKLISSGVLACEEERRRFRIEAEAAAGLHHPGIIAIHDIGSWGGYEYFSMTLVEGPTLQQNVDDRSLDNRCFDDPEAAKIVRDVACAVAYAHRAGIVHRDLKPENILIADDGRPLVADFGLAKWHRDGALVTRTGQVLGTPHYMSPEQAAGVRDVNEAADIYSLGAILYALLTGHPPHQEQSAAEILRAVLHDDPISPRLIRHTIPTDLEAICLKAMHYEADCRYPSAEAFADDLDRYLAGEEVAACSSGILDRVAREIRRDQHQNDFAAWGNTLTGIGMIIFVTHLVIFTMDRLLFPTWIAYWIPRVIMLSLIFASIYWARRGQILPRTVAERPVWSIWLGYLTCLFTMNLLLLFGELDGRVLFPIASALSGFGFIAMGGHVWGGTAILGLTFLVGAVISMGWLPYASLVFGSIWLVNLLVLGRHYRSRQRPEI
- a CDS encoding TolC family protein, which encodes MNRSLLRFTAYLQLGMTILFACGCAPTQPFFLNESPDLQFYLNQATAIEYPDVEVEHLAETTGALPPLTVGNHDYQFWNLSLEECVSIALQNSKFFITTNGNAEFRQNVAAQFTSGNADQFGSIYDIAVQQSTTQSVPLTVDGSGNRVLPRGVLRANQVGGVEDALAEFDAQASGFINYGTTDRTRNVGALNSINPQQSQGVDTTQQAAISKRMATGGVATLRQQVIYSHSNAEISAVSRAVPSDWTAVLEAQVQHPLMRNRGTLINRIPVVLASLNEDLTIADFEAQTRNLVRDVEVAYWNLYVSYRNVATAIIGRNSAIATAQFARLNLENGTGTRQELAQAVEQYYQFRGILESAIAGSNLPGSDRFGVYGNERVLRELMGITATDGRLVRPIDEPSLARVEFDWNESVAQMLYLSPEVRRNKTRIKQNELELMAAKNQILPEVNVSLLYRWVGQGDTLGPPSGSDVAGPNPGSSALGELTGGNYQEGAVRLEITPPALGARRELTRIRGAQLRLSREKAFLQEQERLLVSQLSDATAKVATHYQLVQTNAQRWQAAEQEVEARLAEFKGGRSPVNVVLQSQQRRAQAQIDYYRALGEYNKSINYVDYMKGTLLANSNITLAEGPWNKKAYWDALERARERSAGKQVKYGVTRPGVVRTGPVRDANAAVDMMDGSTTSMGHTMVPGEEFLNDPLNMNLGPYRDAIDVNDIPLGEMGSPQEMFDPGTSVEQLPPGIPSPRGVPSEAAPAMPSIDSLPDAGTLQPLDIPVGSSVAPMNYETESASASISDVDIRYAPTPVARRALPSR